The sequence CAGTGCCGGTGGTCATCATGAGCTATTACAATCCGTTGCTCCAGATGGGAACCGACCACTTCACAGCCGCCGTGGCCTCCGCCGGGCTGGCCGGTTTGATTGCGCCCGACCTCCCGCTCGAGGAGGCAGAGGGCCTGCGCTGTGAGCTCGAAGAGCGGGGGCTGGCTTGGGTCAGCCTGGCGGCGCCCACCAGCGGCCCGAGGCTTGCGCGCCTGGCGCGGGCAAGTGACGGGTTCGTGTACGCGGTCAGCCGTCTGGGGGTGACGGGCGCCCGGCAGGACGTCGCGCCGCAGGCAAGAGAGCTGGTGGAAGCGCTGCGCCGCACAACGCCTCTTCCGGTGGCGGTGGGATTTGGTGTCGCCGGGCCGCAGCAGGCCAGCGCGTACCGTTTCGCCGACGGCGTGGTGGTGGGAAGCGCCTTCGCAGCCCTCTGGGAGCGGCAGGGAAACGACCCGCCGGCAGCCCTTCACGGCGTCGAACACCTCGCTTTCACCATCCGCCGAGCTCTCGAGGGGCCATGAGCAGTCGCAGCTTCATCCGCGAGGCGTTTCCCGAGCTCGAACCCTGGCCTGAGCAGGCCGTCCTGGCAGCCCTCGAGTGGGCGCAGCGGCCCGCACCCACCGGCCCGTCCCCGTGGGCTGCCATTGAGGCAGTGGTGGCGCGCAACACGGCCCGGGTGCTGGCAGCCTTTCACCAGGTCGGCGCCAGCGAAGGCCTGCTCGCCGAAACGACGGGGTACGCTTACGGGGACCCAGGCCGGGAGGCTCTGGAGAAGGCCTTT comes from Bacillota bacterium and encodes:
- the trpA gene encoding tryptophan synthase subunit alpha — encoded protein: MSCAAHHSPNEASFEAYARTAGGRRLAAAFGRARQEGRAALVGYWMGGYPDVPTSEQALAALVRGGCDVLEVGVPFSDPVADGPVLQHAASKALERGATLRQVLEAAARVQAAAPSVPVVIMSYYNPLLQMGTDHFTAAVASAGLAGLIAPDLPLEEAEGLRCELEERGLAWVSLAAPTSGPRLARLARASDGFVYAVSRLGVTGARQDVAPQARELVEALRRTTPLPVAVGFGVAGPQQASAYRFADGVVVGSAFAALWERQGNDPPAALHGVEHLAFTIRRALEGP